One Helianthus annuus cultivar XRQ/B chromosome 12, HanXRQr2.0-SUNRISE, whole genome shotgun sequence genomic region harbors:
- the LOC118485075 gene encoding uncharacterized protein LOC118485075, with protein sequence MSTTNSELSTLTQQQELDSKLGTTSRIPRLTDANDFPEWKWRFEQHLKVKDYKLWRSILRGPREIMMESPTEPDVKVKKPREQYTEDDLLIVEEDDRAFSYLTMGLGPNIAMGFRTCKSAKELWDSLVEVYEGNEDMKESRRNLLQQNFNNFNHIYGETVDNQIQRFVKLVTQMQMEEIHTSNASTNRQLLNALPKSWDHHVAMIKKTKDLARCTLSEMISHIKACELDDKQRETNYKNSMLAAGFSIAPTTSSDSNTALLSQGGFQMFRNNSSVSQSGSSNQIVSSASPASVQNAGKASAAASASAHSTNNEMMAFFASQSKEKLDIAASVINCLNAFLAGKLDPPKWSQDDLSQIHPDDVEEMDITWQMAMAAFRAQKFVKKTGKNRWGNAWNGASKVPFNLRCFNCHEEGHYARNCPKPPMNRDQNPTTPAQPATPNRERALVSTTSIADAAASGSPQPQGLAQALVVQPNVNFDWSSEIERLNISAPDNQAATSNIAFMTSNEHDPEPQEETAADDFAFMTQILSAPVKGLTKEEMIAQK encoded by the exons ATGTCAACCACCAACAGTGAATTGTCTACCCTAACTCAGCAACAAGAACTTGATTCAAAACTTGGGACCACATCACGCATTCCTAGGCTAACTGATGCCAACgactttcccgagtggaagtggcgctttgaacagcatcTTAAGGTTAAAGATTACAAGCTATGGCGCAGCATCTTGAGGGGACCTAGGGAAATTATGATGGAAAGTCCTACAGAACCTGATGTTAAAGTTAAGAAGCCTCGAGAACAATACACTGAAGATGATTTGcttattgttgaagaagatgatcgagctTTCTCTTACTTGACCATGGGTTTGGGTCCTAATATTGCCATGGGCtttcgcacctgcaaatctgccaaGGAACTGTGGGACTCTCTGGTAGAAGTGTATGAAGGTAACGAAGATATGAAAGAAAGTCGAAGGAACTTGCTGCaacaaaatttcaacaatttcaaccatatttatggtgaaacagTAGATAATCAGATCCAAAGGTTTGTCAAGCTGGTGACTCAAATGCagatggaagaaattcataccTCAAACGCCTCCACCAACAGACAACTTCTCAATGCTTTGCccaagagttgggatcatcatgttgctaTGATCAAGAAGACTAAAGATCTTGCAAGATGCACCCTGTCTGAGATGATCTCGCACATCAAAGCTTGTGAATTGGATGACAAGCAGAGAGAGACTAACTACAAGAACAGCATGCTGGCTGCCGGTTTCTCAATAGCTCCAACCACGTCTAGCGACAGCAACACAGCTCTTCTATCACAAGGAGGATTTCAGATGTTTCGCAATAATTCCTCTGTCTCTCAATCTGGATCCTCAAATCAAATCGTCTCTTCAGCTTCTCCAGCTTCAGTTCAAAATGCTGGAAAGGCTTCTGCTGCTGCCTCTGCTTCTGCTCACTCTACGAACAATGAGATGATGGCATTTTTCGCAAGTCAGTCAAAGGAAAAGCTAGACATAGCAGCTTCTGTaatcaactgtttgaatgctttTCTTGCAGggaagcttgatccaccaaagtggAGTCAAGATGATTTGTCACAGATTCAtccagatgatgttgaagaaatggatatCACCTGGCAAATGGCAATGGCGGCATTCAGAGCTCAAAAGTTTGTGAAGAAAACGGGTAAAAACAGGTGGGGTAACGCTTGGAATGGAGCTTCTAAAGTGCCCTTCAATCTTCGCTGTTTcaactgtcatgaggaaggaCACTATGCTAGGAACTGCCCGAAGCCACCCATGAACAGAGATCAGAATCCTACTACTCCTGCACAACCAGCTACTCCTAATCGAGAAAGGGCTCTTGTGTCTACTACAAGTATAGCAGATGCAGCTGCCTCTGGAAGTCCACAGCCGCAGGGATTAGCACAAGCGCTGGTGGTGCAGCCAAATGTCAACTTTGACTGGTCTTCTGAGATTGAGCGTCTGAACATATCAGCTCCAGATAATCAAGCTGCAACTTCTAACATTGCTTTCATGACCTCAAACGAGCATGACCCTGAGCCACAGGAAGAGACTGCTGCTGACGATTTCGCTTTCATGACTCAAATCCTGTCAGCACCTGTcaaaggtctcaccaaagaagag atgatagctcAGAAGTAA